ATCACAAATAAAAAATTCAATGTGTATGTAATAAGAAAACAACTACAAAAAATAATCATATCGttcaaaaaaaattacaaaaagaaTTTAATTCTGTAAATAGAAAACCTAACATTGatataaaaaaattacaaaaagAATTTAATTCTGTAAATAGAAAACCTAACATTGATATCACACGAATAGAAAAGCTTTATGAAAACCCTAATGTTCCTATAAGATTTATACCCGGCCAATTACAAAAAATAATTTATTTTCACAAAGAATGAAAATGCTATAGGATTAACTAAACAAACGGATAAAAAAGGAATTCAAGTCGATCATGCTTGGAAGACTTCACACGTTCGATGCTTGAATTTTTCTTTAAGTTGGTCATGTTAGGGCATCCATGTAACCTAGCCGTTTAAATTCGAATATAACCGTTTGACTAAAAAATAAACGTTCGATTTCAGTCATAGTTGTTTGCTTGTTTCTTTTTCAAATTAGGACACCTGCAAAAGCTTGTTATATATATAAAGGTATGCTTGACTTTCTTGATATGCCCTTACTTTATCATGAACTATACAATTTGATGTTGACAAGGCCTTTTATCAAACAAGCAAGCATCTTtcctttcatttattcatttcattaaTTTAACGTACCTCAGAACTTGGTCAAAGTTTTTTAGTGTGTGTAGATTCAAGCAACCAAAGCATACATTAGTAATTAACAATTTAAAAATTAGACTTAACAAAAATGTGTTTAGCATTATATCCTAGAAAGATAGAGAGCAACTCCTACTGTGACTTGCATGACCACTTTGTTAATTACTTGCATTTAAGACAAAGACTAAGATGTTATATTGGTACATAATTATTTTGTCAACACTTGAAGATAAATTCTATGTTGGTTGAATTTTCCTAATCCATAAGATACGAAAGTGTAAGTTTTGAATATTTTAGAATGTCTTCCGAACAAGGTTTCTAAAATATGTTATGAAAATTTTTCTTATAAAGCATTAGTTTATTAAGTTAAATGAAATCAGCATAAATTATGATATGTTGAGCCAGCAGAACTTTTCTACTGCTTCTTATTGTCCAGTAGAGCTTTCGTGCTGAGTCTTCGTTGAGTCAGCAAAAATTTCTTTCTACCTATTCGTTGAGTCGACCGATCTTTCATGTTGCCTCTTCTTTAGATCAGTACAATTCAAGTGATGCCCAACATAACTTTCTGTTGTGTCTTCTATTGGGTTGACACAACTTGGTGTTGTCTTTCCGTTAAGACAGCAAAACTTTCATGCTGACTCTTCGGTACGTCAAGTATTATGATCAATTCATGATTTGGCCGTAGAAGACTTGTTTAACAAATGACTTAAGTAAATTGACTTGTTTTGACATGTTGGAAAAGtgttggtcgtttgctagagaaaATGGAGGTTTATGAACTAACTTTGTTATTTACATTAGTTATacgtatatgtatttatttttctCATCAAAACACACGACCATCTAACATTTAAATATTTGACATGGCATTATTAACCAATAGTCCATATACATACTAATGTTCAATTACAGTGATAAACATGATAAAAAACTAATGAACTATGGACTAATACATTTATGCACTACCCAAATCACTCATGTGTGGATGCCATAGGCATAAGGTATTTGAACTCCCTTGTTGAATTGTAGCGCCTGCTCCATATTGTTCAATTCATAACTTTTTGGATAATCATGAAGAAACCATATGTCATTCTTCGATAAATTCCTCATCTATCCTGGATCAAATATCCTTATCATCTCCCAATCTTTTCATTTTTTCAACACGATCACAACTTTCTCCGTTCTATTATCATGGTACCATCACTTGAAGTGAGCACCGACGTTCTGACATATCTACTATGGGCGGTGTATACTCTACGATCTTCAGAGGTTGTTTTATTCTCGAATTCGTTTTTATTTTTCTATAACAAATCTTTAGAAACTGCGGAGTCAACATCCTCCAGCCGTCACGAAACTTAATTGTCAATAAGTTCTCTAGATACGTCGCCATGCCATCAGTCTCACTGTATAGCATATTTAGACAGAGCTAGCTGTATCATTCCAAAAAATGGCAGGGACTTGAAATCgtgaagatttttaaatttatcaatacCTTGCTCCCTCCTCACTCCATAAAACTTCAAATCTTCGAAGTATGCCCAACTTAGAATCATGCCAGAAGTCTTCTTGCCCGTTCTATCATAGTACAACTTGTATTTCATCAAAAGAGCTTCTTTATCAGCAGCAGCTGTACGCATCACTTTCGCATATTTCTTCCATTCAGATGTCCTTCGTCTCATATCTTCTAATTCAACTTCTTCAGCCTTCTCTTCGGCTTGTTTCTCTTCATCTTGACGTTTCAGTTCATCCTCATTTTGTTTTATAATAGAGCAGCAAAGTCCATAATGTCTTCATTTTCGTTAATTTCAGTAGCTGGATTGTCTTCATCAGAATCATCTTCTATTATTACTTCATTAGCATCTTTATCAGCAGTTTGCGCATTCATCTCATAGGTTTGTTGATTTGGATCTTTATCTTTTAAAATATCTTCCGGTTTAAGAACAAATAGCTTTGCAATATTTGTATACTCCAAATTTTTTAGAGAGATATaaatataaagaaaatgaaagGCTGGTAGATTTGTTAATTATGTTTACTTTTGTATCTGGGCTTCTAAATTTTAGTTTTATACGTTATTATTGTTTTACAAGATATTACAACAGTATATTTTACTCTTAGTCTTCTtagagtataataataataattactgtaTTATAAACAATCCTAAAACCTTTATATAACGACctgaaaatataaaataactatgcAGCTAGTCTTAACTTATGTCCAACCATCCTAACCCAATCTTCAACCTCATCATCTTCCAGTTGCATCCAAGCATCCCTATAAGTTGCACTTTCGCAAAATATAACGAGCGCCATTTTGTGCAAAGGGTTTTTCGCACCCCAACCAAGACTGCACAACTTATCTCGACAATCTTTAAATGACGGTCCATCGTTTCCAGTAACAAACAGTTTTAAAGCGTTTGACATTTCGTCTTCAGTTACTGAAATAATTGGATTCTTCAAAGTTTTCGCCTTTTTCGCTGGTCTTTTAGGTTCGATGGGAGAAGAACAATTTTGCTTCGAAGTTGAAGTTTCTTGATTTCCGTTTAGCACTTCGGTATTTTTGAATAAGACAGGTTCGGCACTAGGGTCCTTCAAAGTTTTGGCCTTTTTTGTTGGACTTTCACGTTCGAGATGAGAAGAACGATTTTGCTTTGAAGTTGAAGTTTCGGTACTTTTGATTAAAAGAGGTTCAGCAATTAAATTTTCGGAAGTTTTGGGCTTTTTTGTTGGGCTTTCGGGTTTGACACGAGAACAAGAATTTTTATTTGAAGTTGAAGTTTCTTGTGCTCCGTTTCTTGGGCTTTCAGATTTTTGAGAAGATGATTCTCCAATTTCATCCTCCATAACAACTACCCCGTCAAAAAGTTGTGCACAAAGATTAGGATAAAGTAGCGTTGTACTCTTTAATGATTCTACGAATTTATTTTCCTGCATTAATTAAGTAATaagaaataagatttacaaatactATTTAAGATATATACTTCATCCGTCTCAAAATTACTGTCCATAGAGAAAAGACATAAAGTGTAAGAAACTGTATTAATTTAACCCGTAATCTATAATAACATAAAAGTGTTAGACTCGTGGTTAATCCACAGAGGACTCAATGGTGTCCTGTGACACCACTaattatgtaaaaaaaaattaaaaagtaccAAATAGGACACAGCTAGATATAATTATAGTTATAGGACGACATATGTTTTTAGGATTTATGATTTTATAGTATGGGTTGGGCCATTAAGATTCACCACTATTTTATAGTATGTGACCGTTTTGAGTTTTGATTCTTAATTCACCACTGGTTAGACTCCAAGTTCAACCATTAAACATTTACATCCGGTTTTAATTAAAGAAAATGTAGTAATCACATACGCATCATCGAATAATTTTGGGACAAACTGGAAAACAAAGATAAATAGCAAAAGGATAAAGACATAAAGGTAAAAAGGTTACCTTAATTTCCAATTCCCATTCGTCTTCTGTTAAATTAAACGTATTGGTCACAGGATCATAATCGTACTCGGCTTTGTTTCTTAAATCTGAccatgctttatacttggatttgAGATAGTTGTAATGATTCGACATTTGTTTTTGATCAACGATGAAATTATGACTACTTTTTAGCTTTTCTGCAACTTTCTTCCATGAAGATGCTTGCATTTGTCCGTTTTGTGCAACTTCCATAATACATGCTTGTAGAAATGTTTTTACCACCTTTACACTTGTCCAACAAATCCTAAATTTCTTTCGTTTTGTAGATTCGCCATTTTGTTCCATACCTAAAGACGTAAGAAAACAAACATGTTTAATTGAaagatgtaattattattattaatgcaagTAAAACAAACAATAGACTTTTTTTTTCCCTTTCTTTTTTTGCATATTACCTGAACTGCTAAATTTTCCGTTGGGAGAAGGGGTTGACATGCTGACAACAGTTGTTTTAGGTTTGGCATGAGAAGACCAGTTTTGCTTCGAAGTTGAAGTTTCTTGATTTCCGTTTACCGCTTCGGTATTTTCGATTAGGATAGGTTCGGCACTTGAATTCTTCAAAGTTTTGGCCTTTTTTGTTGTGCTTTCAGGTTCGACAGGAGAAGAACAATTTTGTTTTGAAGTTGAAATTTCTTGTGCTCCGTTTATCTCTTCGGTACTTTTGATTAAAAGAGGTTCAGCACTCTCGAAAGTTTTGGCCTTTTTTGTTGGGCTTTCAGGTTCGACATGAGATGAACAA
This genomic stretch from Rutidosis leptorrhynchoides isolate AG116_Rl617_1_P2 chromosome 11, CSIRO_AGI_Rlap_v1, whole genome shotgun sequence harbors:
- the LOC139877336 gene encoding uncharacterized protein isoform X1, translated to MEQNGGSTKRKKIRINWKSPKVVKTFLQACIVEVAKNGHMQALSWKRVAAKLKSSHNFIVDRKQMTNHYNYLKSKYKAWSELRNKAEYAYDPVTNTFNLTEEEWELEVKGNKFVESLKSTTLLYPNLCAQLFDGVVVIEDEIGESSSQKSERPLTEAQETSTSKQNCSSHVEPESPTKKAKTFESAEPLLIKSTEEINGAQEISTSKQNCSSPVEPESTTKKAKTLKNSSAEPILIENTEAVNGNQETSTSKQNWSSHAKPKTTVVSMSTPSPNGKFSSSGMEQNGESTKRKKFRICWTSVKVVKTFLQACIMEVAQNGQMQASSWKKVAEKLKSSHNFIVDQKQMSNHYNYLKSKYKAWSDLRNKAEYDYDPVTNTFNLTEDEWELEIKENKFVESLKSTTLLYPNLCAQLFDGVVVMEDEIGESSSQKSESPRNGAQETSTSNKNSCSRVKPESPTKKPKTSENLIAEPLLIKSTETSTSKQNRSSHLERESPTKKAKTLKDPSAEPVLFKNTEVLNGNQETSTSKQNCSSPIEPKRPAKKAKTLKNPIISVTEDEMSNALKLFVTGNDGPSFKDCRDKLCSLGWGAKNPLHKMALVIFCESATYRDAWMQLEDDEVEDWVRMVGHKLRLAA
- the LOC139877336 gene encoding uncharacterized protein isoform X2 yields the protein MEQNGGSTKRKKIRINWKSPKVVKTFLQACIVEVAKNGHMQALSWKRVAAKLKSSHNFIVDRKQMTNHYNYLKSKYKAWSELRNKAEYAYDPVTNTFNLTEEEWELEVKGNKFVESLKSTTLLYPNLCAQLFDGVVVIEDEIGESSSQKSHVEPESPTKKAKTFESAEPLLIKSTEEINGAQEISTSKQNCSSPVEPESTTKKAKTLKNSSAEPILIENTEAVNGNQETSTSKQNWSSHAKPKTTVVSMSTPSPNGKFSSSGMEQNGESTKRKKFRICWTSVKVVKTFLQACIMEVAQNGQMQASSWKKVAEKLKSSHNFIVDQKQMSNHYNYLKSKYKAWSDLRNKAEYDYDPVTNTFNLTEDEWELEIKENKFVESLKSTTLLYPNLCAQLFDGVVVMEDEIGESSSQKSESPRNGAQETSTSNKNSCSRVKPESPTKKPKTSENLIAEPLLIKSTETSTSKQNRSSHLERESPTKKAKTLKDPSAEPVLFKNTEVLNGNQETSTSKQNCSSPIEPKRPAKKAKTLKNPIISVTEDEMSNALKLFVTGNDGPSFKDCRDKLCSLGWGAKNPLHKMALVIFCESATYRDAWMQLEDDEVEDWVRMVGHKLRLAA